AAACAGATGGATTTTTCAATACTGATGAGCACGAGAACATTTTTTAATTGTCCTGTCCATCTCTGGCTTGTATATCCGTCTTTTATTGGTGATGAGCACGAGAACATTATTAAGGAGTGGATGAATGAATGTGAAGGTGATGGGGTGGATTCTGACGCTGGCGGTCGGAGTGAATGCGCAGCATGTTCCGAATCAGTATGAAGATGGCAGTGCTGATGCGTATACAGATTATGAGGGAAATGCTGTGGTTCCTCGTATTGAGGAACGCAATGGTAAACGCTATTATTACTGGCCGCATTGGGACGCATGGAAAAATGGAAAAATGCAGGTGCAAGGCGAGCGCACGCAGCATCCGGATGCGCAGTGGTGGCCGCATGCCGGGTTAGGGCTGTTTATCTGCTGGGGAATGCCGAGCGTTTTTGAACCGAATGGTGAAGGCTGGGCCGGGCGCTGGACACAGGCCAAAGAGGATGCGGGTAAATTTTATCCGCAGGCAGAGCTGTGGGCTTCAACCAAAGGGTGGAACCCGGAGCACTACGATCCGGAAAAATGGATGGAAGCTGCACGCAAAGCCGGTTTCCAATATTCGGTGCTGACGTTGAAACATCATGGCGGCTATGCCATGTGGGATTCTGATTATTCGGTTTACGGTGTACGTCAGGAAATGGGCGGGCGCGATCTGGTGGCTCCGTGGGTGAAGGCCTGCCGGAATAACGGGATCAAAGTGGGCTTCTATTATTCCGGTATGGATTGGTATTTTGAGCGCGATTTTATGGATTTCAGTATGCAGGCCGGAACGCATGTAAACTGGAAGGGCGAAAAGGTGAAGAGTCTGCCGAAGCGCCCGCCGAGTTTTAAACTGGCATATGATGAGTTTAATCAAAATTCAGTCAAAGAAGTGATTGAAAAGTTTGATCCTGATCTCTGGTGGGGCGATGGCGGTCACGGGGCTACGGCGGATCAGATTCGGGAATGGCGTCCCGGAATTGTCTGTAATAACCGCGGCGAAGGAGGAGACCACGCAACCGCTGAAATGTTCAGAATGGCACAGCCGCAATATGTCAAAAATCCGGTTGTTGCCAATGGCTGGTGGTGGGAGGAAAACTCCATCATTCAGCAGGGATCGTGGCACTATGACAAACATTTGGGCGAAGAGGTTTATCCGGCAGACCGTGTTTTGCTGGAGCTGGCCCGCTGCCGTTGTATGGGCGGAAATTTTCTGGCCAATATCGGCCCGCGGCCGGATGGACGGATGCAGGATGATGCGTATCGTCTGTTTGCAGAAATGGCGGAGTGGATGGAGACGAATTCCAATTCGGTATTCGGTATCAACGGTGGTGGCCCCTGGCCGGAAAAGTGCAATGTGCCGATTACCTGCAACGATCGCACCTGGTATTTTCATGCCCGGAAGCAGGACGCGACAAAAGCGGATCCTGTCGTGTTGCAGGATTGTGAAACAAAACCGGTTTCCGTGATTCTGATGCGAACCGGTGACGGGATTTCGTTCGAATATAAGAATAACGTCCTGACGTTTTCCATTCCGGAAAAGCTGAAGGCTCGCAACGTTACTGATGTGGTTAAAGTCGAATTCGGCAATGATTTTGATCCTGAACCGTATCGGTTCAGGCATTGGTAACAACAGCCCCGGGATTATTACAGAGGAGAGGACAGGATGTTTACTCGGTTTTGCAACGTTGGATCTTTATGTTTTTTTCGCATAAGCGGTGTGGTTTGTGATTTAACTGGAGCAGATGATGAATAAATGTTTGTTCGCGGTTTGTTTGTGGAGTGCCGCACTGTGCGGAGCGATGGAATATACGAATTCGTATTCTTCATTGAAACGGTATGAATGTCCGGAATGGTTCAGGGATGCCAAGTTCGGTATATGGTCTCATTGGGGGCCGCAGAGTGTGCCGAAGCACAGTGGCTGGTATGCCCGGCAAATGTATCTGGAAGGTGTTCTGGATTTCAGCAGGACCGGTGATGCTCATAAATATCATCAGGAAACCTATGGGCATCAGTCGGAGTTCGGATACAAAGATTTGATTCCATTCTTTACCGCGGAAACGTGGGAACCGGAAAAACTGATGAAGCTTTATAAACGGGCGGGAGCCAGATACTTCGTCTCCATGGGGCAGCACCATGATAATTTCGATATGTGGAATTCCAAACTGCAACCCTGGAATTCTGTGAACATGGGGCCTAAACGGGACATCGTTAAGGAGTGGCAGGATGCGGCAAAGAAGGAAGGCCTTTATTTCGGAGTTTCCTTCCATGGCGAAGCTGCCTGGCGTTTTTTCGAATCTTCCCGTCTGTCGGATTCAAGCGGTCCGATGAAAGGGGTTCCGTACGATGGCTGGTTAACCAAAGAGGATGGAAAAGGTAAATGGTGGGAAGGTTATGATCCGCAGGATCTTTATTGCCGGCCCCACAAGGCTACTGAACCGGCCAATATTATGTGGGCAAGCGGGGATGAAATTACCGAAAAAGGCGATCCGCCGGATGATGCATATCTGGATAAATTTATCGGCCGCGTTAACGATGTAGTGGATTCGTATCGGCCGGAGCTGCTCTATTTTGACAGCTACCATCTTCCGGCCGGAGAAGAGCGCGGTCTGAAGCTGTTATCGAGTTTTTACAACAAATCGATGCAGTGGCATGGCGGAATTAACCAGGGGGTTGTTCAGGCGAAGAGGCTCACGCCTGAAGAAGAGGACCTGTTTATGCTCGATTATGAAAACACGCATGCGGGTCAGCAGC
The Pontiella agarivorans DNA segment above includes these coding regions:
- a CDS encoding alpha-L-fucosidase is translated as MNVKVMGWILTLAVGVNAQHVPNQYEDGSADAYTDYEGNAVVPRIEERNGKRYYYWPHWDAWKNGKMQVQGERTQHPDAQWWPHAGLGLFICWGMPSVFEPNGEGWAGRWTQAKEDAGKFYPQAELWASTKGWNPEHYDPEKWMEAARKAGFQYSVLTLKHHGGYAMWDSDYSVYGVRQEMGGRDLVAPWVKACRNNGIKVGFYYSGMDWYFERDFMDFSMQAGTHVNWKGEKVKSLPKRPPSFKLAYDEFNQNSVKEVIEKFDPDLWWGDGGHGATADQIREWRPGIVCNNRGEGGDHATAEMFRMAQPQYVKNPVVANGWWWEENSIIQQGSWHYDKHLGEEVYPADRVLLELARCRCMGGNFLANIGPRPDGRMQDDAYRLFAEMAEWMETNSNSVFGINGGGPWPEKCNVPITCNDRTWYFHARKQDATKADPVVLQDCETKPVSVILMRTGDGISFEYKNNVLTFSIPEKLKARNVTDVVKVEFGNDFDPEPYRFRHW
- a CDS encoding alpha-L-fucosidase, which produces MNKCLFAVCLWSAALCGAMEYTNSYSSLKRYECPEWFRDAKFGIWSHWGPQSVPKHSGWYARQMYLEGVLDFSRTGDAHKYHQETYGHQSEFGYKDLIPFFTAETWEPEKLMKLYKRAGARYFVSMGQHHDNFDMWNSKLQPWNSVNMGPKRDIVKEWQDAAKKEGLYFGVSFHGEAAWRFFESSRLSDSSGPMKGVPYDGWLTKEDGKGKWWEGYDPQDLYCRPHKATEPANIMWASGDEITEKGDPPDDAYLDKFIGRVNDVVDSYRPELLYFDSYHLPAGEERGLKLLSSFYNKSMQWHGGINQGVVQAKRLTPEEEDLFMLDYENTHAGQQREKPWQTDIGLDGWFYFDRETPRFMPTSDVVHTLIDIVSKNGNMLLNITQTADGEIQPYAYTFLEEMAEWMEINAEAIHGSRPWKIFGEGPSGIEGEKDKQHERIRYTPEDFRFTTKGDILYAFVMDYPEGGGEVLIKSLSEKRGLISGVVEKVGMLGVNSQLAWKMSPEGLVVELPETPPSKYACAIKIYR